The DNA sequence TACAGTCATCTCTGCCACATGCCAATCCTGTTGACTGACATAAGCAGATGTCCTCTGAGGAACAAACTCATTAAAGCGATGTCCATTATATGTGACGCTCCCTGCCACCTTCACAGCGATTAAAGTATCAGTATAAATAATCAAGAGGGCATAAGAAATCCAAACAGGAAATTAATTAGTAGCAAATGTCCTCCACATTCTTTCACACCCTCAACACTGATACAAGTTCAAAATTTTTACTAACCCACAACATGAAAGATAACCAGAACCTAATAAGTACCTGCAAATCAGTTCCAAGCCGCCCAGCAAGAGCCAGCAGAAGCGTCGTTTTTCCAGAACTTGGAGGACCCAATAGCAGCGTTAATCTAGAAGATTACGTGAAATTCTTATTTATATGCAACCAGAGAACTTATAATTCTAACAAACAGATCAGACATTTGCTGGAAATTTTTAGCATCTATACCTTGAAGGTCTTATAATTCCACTAATGTTGTCTAAGATCGTCAACTTGCTTCTCTTTCCCCGATACAGTCGCAATTGCCTCAAGAAAGCCTAAATGGTAATCGCATAGTTTAAATTTGGAGCACAAATTATAtccatattataaaaaaataagtaaacaagCAGCAACTCAGGTGAGAACTAAATGACAAAAGTCAACCTCAGTCATATTGGAAATGAAATTGGGAATGGTTGGCAGTGCTCTGCTTCCTACATGAACGTAGGATTCAACCTTCAAATTCTGATATCGAACCTCAATCTTCGGAAACTCTAAATCCACGCTGCAAAACCCACCAggttatgataatttttaaattccaacCAAAGAACTAAGAAAAACTCACTAAAATCTTCAACTTTGAAATATGATTATGGTACagaaaaaaattggcaaaagacTGATAACAAGTCAGTGTAAGCTGAGAGACACATAACATAGATATTTCAAAATCTCGCATTTCGTGATTCGTTGAGTccgttaatttttaatttttcagttCCTTTTCCTACTTTATTTCAGCAAACCGAACAGAGGCTCTTTACTAAGAAGAAAGTGAAGAATAATCATATGATTCGTACGCATCAAATCTGCGTCTCATTCGACCAAAAAACCGCTCTGGATCATCATCGACGGAGCTGATCAAGCGGTCCAGGAGGAGTTTTTGCTCGTCGCTCTGAAGCTCACTCACACCGATCTCCTTGGAATCTCCAACTAGGTTCTTGAAAATACCACGGCGGACTCGGTTATAGGTCGGAAGCCTCTCCAAAGCAGCCCACCGGAGAGCCTCCTCATCCTCTCCATCCTCTCTGAACGACGACGTTCTAGCGAACACGTTCTCCGCCGAGTTCCACATCGCATCGATGCCTCTAACCACTCAGCAAATCTTTCACCAATCGATGAagcatagagagagagagagaaagaagagagaatgAGAGGCTAAAAGTCTTAAGACATTTTGTTGTTTTGCGTAGGAGATTTTTTGGTGGTTGAGAGCTTAAGCTTTACATTAATGGCAATCTCTCTAAGCGTCTGTGTGTTCGTTGAAGTCTTTTCTCTCCCATGCGTTAAAGTGTGTTACAGTTTACGCAGCGGGAAGCGCATTTAATGGCCGCGGGAAAGGACAAAAGAAAATGCGCCGAAGATCATCTATTCCTCACTCGCTCCTTTTATGCGATTTATATATACTCGCTTAATGGACCTACACGTGATCTGTCCGTATGAAATTAGTGGTGTTTGATGTGGGGTTGGATTGAGGAGAGTTTAGAATTGCAAGTGTGAGtggatttatttgaaaattttttgaataaaacgGTTGGGAAATATTGGGTTATTTCCGAAAAATGTAAAATGATCTTGATTAAGAATTTATTAAAAGACGGAGTCCTTCAGTGACTAATCCAACATCACTCATTTAATTAGCAAAATCTAAtacctaatatttcaaattaaaacctaTGAAATTGCTACtttatatttaaacaaaaaaaaatttaattattgtcaCTTCAtatttaaaactatattttatatttactcTGTGATACACtaattgatttttgttgatGAACGGAGTTCAACTAATAAAATGGTTTGGTGGCAGTGCTGCCACATTCTCTATTCATTTTggtccctattttttttttttttttaataccccCCTATTTTAACATTCTGATATATCATCGTTCTCATCATAAATGTTCATTAATTATTTCACATGCTtgcaaaatcattatttttcttcttcttcctttttttttttttttttttttttttgggttgttggtCGTCTTGGCAAATTTTACACTTTACTTGAAGACCAATAAATAGCATTGACGTGCTGATGAACGTACTTACTATTAACCATAAAAAAGTTGCGTACATGCTTGCTAATTTTTTACCATAAATTTCAAAGTCATTAACCCCAACTAATAATTTGGACATTTAAATGCATCATACAAACATAAGTTCAAGTCATcctttataataaatttgaaggtaagTATTAGTTGAACCATAACTCTATCgctttgattattatattaatagatTTTAGTATTGACTTTTcaatagcaaaaagaaaaaaatcaaaagacaatAACATGGACTTTTATCACTGTAAGGTAGCCATGGATGATCACCTACCAAGCCAATATATCAAACTTAGAAATAAATTGATCGTTTATTGTGAAATGTCACGAATCAAAGCTGTTCATTTATTATTCACATTACCTACGTTCAAAAGGTTTCCAAAGATTATTTGCAGCTGTAAATCTcatagtagaaaaaaaaaatatatatatatatatatatattttttggtatttttggattataaaaatattgatatcgATAAATTCAGAAGAATGTGCTGTCAAAACAAGGACACTGCGATAGTATTCTCATAAACACTGTATAGGATCCAAAGATATGGGCCATGTTACAACACAGGTCGTAGGTCGTGCTGTGTTGACTTTATTGTTTGGAAAATTTGTGTACCCAACCTCATATACATTTTCTTGTCACTAAATAAATTGATGTGGCGGTGAGATTGAAACTAGATGTATGGCTATtcaatttaagttttaaaagaatgtatctaacttaatatatatttagttttagtttaaattttataaaaatttattaaaatctaaatgtattaaactaaattttgtataaatttaaaaatattcaaaaaattatcaacttaaaaaaattttaatatttttaatatgtttcaTGGTATAAAATGTCGGTTTGAAATCCTATTTCcattccaaaaatttttaaaattcttacaAAATCTATTTAGAATTCCAcaataaactataaatttttttaaaatttataactctttaaaaatttatttaatcctAATTAAATACATGCAATGTAGACATTGAAATATATACCACTCCCCAATAAACTATAACATGACATAATATTAGAATGCTTTTTATATTATCTAAGATTCTAGAATGTTCAACTTTTCCAATATGTCAAAAAAGTAATATccctttttttatcattttatttttctctcttgtttggataaaattgaaataattctTTTATGATGTACTTTCTTCCgccattgtttttctttctataattCGGTTGCATAAGTTTTTTGGAGTGCATTATGTTTTCTGGTTAGAAAGCGGCCCCGagggttgggggggggggggggggggggggggggacgtGCGTTATATTGTTGGGCTTATATGGATTGGCCGAAACAGGTAATTCATCGAGaaacaaaatttagaatttgTTATTCGAAATGGTGTAAGATATGAAGATAATATCAAAAacttaggaaaaataaatgaatgtttCTTAATGTCTAAAGCATTAGCATAATACGAGCTTAATTAAAAACAAGATAGTTATTATTTAAGAAATCATCACACCAAAAGATTATACAGGTACAGACAAAGTACCAAAGTACAACAAATATCAGACAAGAATTGTCATGCATAAGAATTTTTCAGACAATATGTATACATGCAATAGAATGTGATGTTTATAATACATAAACCAAATAACATCCACGATAGACCTATATCTTTTCGTACaaattttacattaaaattttaacgAAAAAGAAACATATAATGGCCAAAAATTAGTATGCAAGGTAGCAGATATAGGATATTGATTCATGTGGTATAGTCCTCTTTTCTCCATGTCTATTGTTTGTCAGTGAATTTGATATCTTTATTGTATGCCAATCTTTAGAGCATTACGCTTGAATGGTCGTTGAACCTCATTTACAACCCCGTCGTTCTTAGCTACAGTTGCACGTGCCAGTCACTGGCCGACACTTGAGTGATGACCCTATGAACCTTCTTTGAAACTTCAAACCGATCATCACGTACGGCCAAAATTATATGTCTTAAATGCTTTTGCATTATTggctcaatttttcaattttgtggtAGATTGTCAGATTCAACAATGCTTCACAAATTGACAGTGACACCCTTTCCTTTCATATTTGATTATGAAAAcattaatgtttttaatttttttttttattattggaaaGTTGGGATTCGCTGAGGATGTTGTAAACAACTTTATCAAATCCATAACGATACTGAAGTCATGGACAGTGATGATTGATGAGTTTATTTGGACAATTTGATTTCATTTCGAATAGCAAACAATAAACGTCGCTGCtaatagcaaaaaaataaaataaaataatagtaatagtaataataaacgTGGCTGCTCAATTGTTTATACGTACCAGTGGGTTTGGATGTTTGATTTGCTTGTGTGGATTGTTGATCGATGGAAAACAAGTTGGTTCACCTGGGCTTTAGGCCCTTTCTCATAGCATTTCCTCTAAAAGGCCCAACccaattatagtttttttttggaattccgcaaatattttctttttctctttcttacacatatattaataacaaacatttatatttacccaaaaaaaaaaaacatttatattgTATGcaggtaaaataaaataatacgattttatttctttttttttttttttaataaatcgtTAGAGGGTTTACCATCAGTGGGGggaaaaaatacaattttatttccacaataaaacagcttaatatattaacattttaatCAATATGTGTTCTTTTCGCTTTAATTATTAGAGTTAATTAATCTACATGAGAACCGAACAGCTCGTTTGATTATGCTTTGGAGTCGCCAATCCAACTCCTTCACATTTACGAAACGACTGATCGTAGAGACggaaattttctttgttttcctcCTTACGCAGTCGTTTCGTCTCGCTCATACTTTTATAGAAAAACGACCTGTAGTATTAATGATCAGCGAAAACATGCTTGTTCTTCCCCTGTCAACTTTAACAATGCCGCTCGATTCGATTCACGAAAGAGCTCCGCTGGAAATTATAAGAAGAAGCagtaaaaattgaataaaaaaaaagaaaaaaaggaaacaaaacccAGAGACACATAGAAGCGGGCCAGAAAATGGAGGAAGATTTGGGTGCTTCAGAGCATGTTATCGAAACCCTGAGGAACAGAGGATGGTGTTTCAGAGGCTTGGAGCAAGTGAaggccatcatcatcatcaacaccgCTTTGGCCGATGACGACACCCCTACGATTGTGGCTTCGGTGGAGTCGGAGCTCGCTAACATGGACATCAGAACCATTGGAGGCAAGTCCTTGCCCGACCCCTCGATTATTCGCAAATCCTCTCATCTGTCGGGCCCAAAAGTCCTTCAGGCAGTCACATCTTTCTCTTATCTTTATCTCTATTCCTTGTCCCTCTGTTTGGTTCTCAAGAAAAATGCAAGAAAACCCATCACTTGGATATTACGCTGCTCTATTTGAGTTTGTAAACTTCGGTGATTTAGAGgtttgtgttatttatttatttatttattttggcagATATCTTCGGCGAGAGACATATCCAAAAGCAGCTTAGAGGATTTCTCGAATAGTTCTGGCAGCCGACGTCTTCTGAGACTTGGTCTTACTGATGGATTTACTGAGATAACGGCTATTGAGTATTCAAATATCCCATCAATTTCTGATGATATTGTTCCTGGTACTAAGGTAATTTCCAGATGCATCAAAGTTACTCAACTTTCTAGTCTAACATAATATTAGTTCTGTCTACTGAATGCCAATTGTGCTCTCgacaaatgaaaatgatagtataGCTATGTAAGAAAAGGAACATGAAGTTGTTAGCTCAGGTAGAACCACCAGGGTTTCATATATCTTAGAAGTTGCTGAATCCCATGTGCTGATTGTTTACTTATTCATGTTGAACCAGCGAATTGACAAATATATTGTCTGTTgatgttatttttttacattaatttagTCTCTGCTATTTGGTGGTTGGCAGGTTTGTATAGCAAATAAAGCCGCGATACATAGTGGCATACTTTGTTTGAATCCTAAAGTATTAACTGTAATAGGAGGTGTTGTTCCATCTCTTCATGAAGAATGGCAGATGAACAAAAAATATTCAGGTTTCTCTCGTTCATCTTTAAGGCTATCACAGGAGAGTGATGGTAGTGGTCCTCCTCCATTTGAGAAGTTCCAAATTGGGTTACCCCAACATCGGCTTATGCagcaaggtaagtcttctaatcaGTTTCTTAGAACCATTTAATACACACATTTGCTTTCTATATTTATCTTTTACCCTATAATGCTAGCAACTGTTTGTCACTTTTGCATATGTTATTCAGTGAAATTTTAGGTGATATTTATTAGTCATATTTGTGAATAGTTACTGTATCAAGTAAGCTTAAGTAAACTAAGCTAAAGGGTCCTTTATAGTTTCACTTTCATTTAATAAGTTCTGTAAATCCTGTTCTTCAGGTCAAGTAACCATGCATTATGCATTATTATGCATTATTTACCACATACATGCATTTGTTACTACAAAATTTGATGACTTGCAGTTACTTGCAGATTTTGCTGGTTCTAGCTCCAGAAACGGTGAGCGTAGTGTGGTTGACAGAAATATTGGTATTAGGCCAACTGGTAGACAATATAACCTTCACTTGAAAGCAAATGACATAGATAGCAGTTTGAAATCAGCTTCTGTGGCAGAAAGAACTGAAGAGAAACCAAGTAGCTCAGAAACAAGACCAAAAGAAGGTGCTTTTATTATGTGTTGATTGCAACTTATATTCTGTgtcaattatattctttatcTGGAGATGGTGTAATTTAATTTTGGTTCTGTGTCATAGGAGATTGAATGTGCTGCACACATGAATATTTTGGGGATGACTTTTCCCATCTGAAAATAGTCAATTAGGGAAATGATTTTTCCATTAGTGGGGCACAATTAATAGAAGAGACTGATAGGATTTGCCACTGTAGCAGTTGAAAAGAGAGGCGACTAAAATTCTGTTTGCTTATGTAAATATGCACAACCAATGCCCATATTAAATAGACTTATTAGCCATATTactaaagtaaataaaaatagtttcaTCACCTGCTTAATATAAGAGAAGGTGCATGTTCTAATATATATTGTTGTGTTTTGCTGCTAGAGAAGTATACcgtaatttttttactttgtgtaatgtgcatatatattatcattttcttgCTTATATTCTCATACTAATGCAACCATAATTTATTCAGTAGTTGAGTATGTCCCTGTCCAAAATCAAGCAGCTGCGCAAAAACTCCTCCAGAAAATGAGTCAACCAAACCAGAATGATCGGCGATACAAAGGTAGAAGAGGTAGGTGGAAGGAAAAACAAGAGGAGCCCTCTGTATTAACTCTTGATGAATGGGAAAATAGGAAAGCTGGGGTGAACCTTCTAATTTCAGCTGAAGTTCAAAATATCAGTCAGGATGAGTATCTTGCGTGGCAGCTTCAAAACCAATTTGATTTGGAAGATTCTAATGTTAGCATCTTTCCGCCTCTTATTTCCTAGTGTTTTCATCcttgatttttctattattgCCTGAGAGTGATGTTGTTGAGTTGCAACTGTTTCAGGTACAAAGGGGACATGGTGGGGAAGCAGAAGATATAAGAATGAGCATGTTCAACTACAACAGAGATGACAATGGTGGTCAAGGAATTGGGCATGAAGgaagagggagagggagagggagaggaaGGGGAACGGGGAGAGGGAGAGGAAGGGGAGACGACAATGAGTATCTTGTGTGGCAGCCTCAAAACCAATTTGATTTGGAAGATTCTAATGTTAGCATCTTTCCACCTCTTATTTCCTAGTGTTTTCATCCTTGATGTTTCTATTATTTCGGTCTTTATTATTGCCTGAGAGTGATGTTGTTGAGTTGCAACTGTTTTCAGGTACGAAGGGGACATTGTGGGGAAGCAGAAGATATAAGAATGAGCATGTTCAACTACAACAGAGACGACAATGGTGGTCAAGGAATTGAGCATGAAGgaagagggagagggagagggagaggaaGGGGAAGGGGGGGAGGGAGGGGGAGGGGAAGAGGAAGGGGCAGATTTTGATTGTTTGAGGCTCTCTTTCTATTGTTTTCATATTTTGCTTCAGATTTGCATTCATACATTATCTTATGTTTTGCTGCAATTTTGCTCACTGCTAAGATTTGCTTTTCCTTTGTTGAATACAAAATACTTCATAAATTATAGAAATGTATGGTTTTCTTGTCTGGATAATCTGAAATTTGCTTTTATTACGGTTTTGATACTGCTCTGAAGTTGCAGAAGCTGGTCATGGGCTAGCACTAGTTACTTCTTTTTCTATAGTGAAGGCAATTGATAAATGTTCATACTGTGGGTTATGCCTGATTAGATGGGCTTTAATTGTCAAGCCCAAATAGGCTAATGCCCACCACGAGGTCTGTTTTTTTCACCAACGTTCATTtgttatcaaaaataataataataataataataaaataaaaataaaaatgggaaGGCGTTTGCCTTTATAAAACAGACAGACGAGCGGGCAGCAGATATATAGTTCAATCGTTTCAAGTGTGGGCAAGCATACGGAAGGCTGCCAAGTCATGTCTTATCTTTAAAAGTACACAGAGAGATAAATCTAATTACAATTGTTCTtcgtatataatataaaaaaagaaaaaaaaacaaaaaaaaattgttgtcaGTAGGCCAGCCTTATAAGTGGTCATCTAGCTAGCCAGAGATCAACTCGCAAGCATGACATAGCCTGCCCGCCACATGAAGGttagtttaaatttaatatccaaaGATTGAAAAATTACTCACAGAAAGTGGTCCAGGATCTCCAGTGCTTGTGCCCGCAACAATAGagtcaatgatatatatatgcttgatttcagtagtaataataatgcaTGCATGAGATAGAAAATTAAATGCTAATTACTTGCACCAATATACACTATCACAAATATACATTATTACACTAAGAGCTACAGTTAAATCCTTTTGCACAGGATTATTTATTGGAAATgaagataatattttttacaGAGATTTTCCTACATAGATcatatattgtaatttaatatttagaaaaacttTAATTGTATCAAAACTTTTAATTATGCGAAGagtttaagaaaatataaaaacttctattattttcaaatttatagtgTATATAACTAATGAAGGTCCATCCTTTCCATAGGCTTGCATGTATCTCTAATAATCAACAAGattctaaatatgtatatatggcaTTCATCTAATCATATTCTAAACAATTCTAAGCTACCACAAATATGTAAAAAGAGTGTTTCTACATTGTATAAACACTCACTatcaatttatccaaaaaaaaaaaaaaaaaaaaaccactcacTCTCTATTTTGTAGAAGTATATGTGGATTTGTattcatgttttcaaaaattatgaaAGTGATCCTTGAattctattttttgttataGTATTCTCTATCTATTTTGttcacaataaaattaaaaaaattgataatgtgaattaaaaaaaaaaaatcaaataggtATTCATATTTacgaaatttgaaaaaaatgattttactcTTTATAAATCCAGTTTCTCACCATTAATAAGCAGTGAACTATTTGCTTTCAGGTCTCTCACCAACCCACTGGCGTGTCATCCGTAGTCTGTACTCTACAAGAaccaataatcaaataataataataataataaaaaataaaataaaagaataaaacgtGCAAGTAGAAACCAAGTTTCcgcaacaaaataataaattaagcaggaaaattaaattgtttaatttgtaTCTTGCAGCTTCCAGGAAATCAATTTGTGTTTGAAATtgaaccaaataaaataaagtaagacAAAATACGGTGGTCGAATAACATAGCCATAGCAGGTATTCCCAGTCAAAGCGTCCGTACTGAGAAAACCTTGTTGTTTGATAATCATGGAGAAAACTATGATTCAGCCGTTGATTGCAGTCTTAATATCCTCTTTAATCGCAATCAGATCTTACAGAAAGAAATCGCTGGACCTCTCCGGAGCAATCTCCGGCTTCATTGTTATGACCATCCACATTGCAGTCGGTTACAGGTTTGCTCCTGCTAATTGCTATTGCGTAATTTATTTTCTGCTCTGTTTGTTTCCTGAGAAatttttggaggaagaaatgaATCCAAactgtggattttttttttttccttttttgttttaactgacaattttttatttgattaaacttTGAATTATATTCGTTTCTATATTGATGCTTACTGAAGGTACGGAGCTATGTTGCTTGCCTTCTTTTTCTCTTCGTCTAAGCTTACGAAGGTTGGCGAAGAGAAAAAGCGTCGTGTTGACGCCGATTTTAAAGAAGGTGGACAAAGAAATTGGTAAAATTATTAGCAACTTTTTGTAcggattttgaatttgaatttgaatagcGGTTGTTCTGATTctgattttgattattattattattatttttctcttttggaaGGATACAAGTTTTATCCAACAGCGCGATTGCTACGATTTTGGTAGTGATAATCTGGAAAGAGGCGGAGTGGCAGGACAAGTGTTTGGACTCCAAAGACTCAGTTCTTGTTACTTCTCTGATTGGAGGTGTTATCGGTCACTACTGTTGTTGCAACGGAGACACATGGTCCTCTGAACTCGGAATTCTTAGTGATGCTCAACCTCGATTAATCACTAACTtcaaggttttttatttttttttatttttttttaataaatcttttTACTTGTTACAGTTTCCAGTTTGCAAGTTCAAGCATAGCTAGTACAGCTTACATGTTGGTTTCATAATGGTTGCATGAGCTATGTTGAAGGCTATGTAAAATCCTCCCTCAGACTTGCAATTCGCTAATTAAGCTGCTTATGGATTATGGTTTTTCCTGATTGATATGCTATGGCGGATCATCAGTAGTTTGTTAGCTGATTAGTAGTGTTCTTTTAATTCCTGAATTAAACCCCTGATTGGTTGGATTTTCTAgctttaggaaaaagaaaattgtcatGCAGAGTTGGGGGATTTGGAAACTATGATATGTAGACTGTGGATACCAGACTAAGTTGGTTTCTTCATGGTTTGCAGCCTGTTAGGAAGGGTACAAACGGTGCTGTTACAAAAACTGGACTCCTAGCAGCAGCAGCTGCAGGCAGTATCATTGGAATGATTTTcgttatatttggatttttcacTGCAAAGTGCTCAAAGGATGCAGCTCTAAAGCAGCTATTAGTTATACCTCTCTCTTGTTTGGCTGGACTATGCGGTAGTGTGATTGATTCTCTTCTTGGAGCAACAGTGCAATTCAGTGGATTCTGTACTGTTCGTAATAAGGTATGTATTAGACATAATTTGAAAGTGCTTTCCACCTTTAATGACACTTTTGTTATATACTTGTGACCTTAGAATCAAGCATTCTTAGCTAGGTCAAGTAAATTTTTGGAGTCACAATGCCCGATATAA is a window from the Ziziphus jujuba cultivar Dongzao chromosome 11, ASM3175591v1 genome containing:
- the LOC107431683 gene encoding uncharacterized protein LOC107431683 isoform X1 — protein: MEEDLGASEHVIETLRNRGWCFRGLEQVKAIIIINTALADDDTPTIVASVESELANMDIRTIGGKSLPDPSIIRKSSHLSGPKVLQISSARDISKSSLEDFSNSSGSRRLLRLGLTDGFTEITAIEYSNIPSISDDIVPGTKVCIANKAAIHSGILCLNPKVLTVIGGVVPSLHEEWQMNKKYSGFSRSSLRLSQESDGSGPPPFEKFQIGLPQHRLMQQDFAGSSSRNGERSVVDRNIGIRPTGRQYNLHLKANDIDSSLKSASVAERTEEKPSSSETRPKEVVEYVPVQNQAAAQKLLQKMSQPNQNDRRYKGRRGRWKEKQEEPSVLTLDEWENRKAGVNLLISAEVQNISQDEYLAWQLQNQFDLEDSNVQRGHGGEAEDIRMSMFNYNRDDNGGQGIGHEGRGRGRGRGRGTGRGRGRGDDNEYLVWQPQNQFDLEDSNVRRGHCGEAEDIRMSMFNYNRDDNGGQGIEHEGRGRGRGRGRGRGGGRGRGRGRGRF
- the LOC107431683 gene encoding uncharacterized protein LOC107431683 isoform X2, producing MTTPLRLWLRWSRSSLTWTSEPLEISSARDISKSSLEDFSNSSGSRRLLRLGLTDGFTEITAIEYSNIPSISDDIVPGTKVCIANKAAIHSGILCLNPKVLTVIGGVVPSLHEEWQMNKKYSGFSRSSLRLSQESDGSGPPPFEKFQIGLPQHRLMQQDFAGSSSRNGERSVVDRNIGIRPTGRQYNLHLKANDIDSSLKSASVAERTEEKPSSSETRPKEVVEYVPVQNQAAAQKLLQKMSQPNQNDRRYKGRRGRWKEKQEEPSVLTLDEWENRKAGVNLLISAEVQNISQDEYLAWQLQNQFDLEDSNVQRGHGGEAEDIRMSMFNYNRDDNGGQGIGHEGRGRGRGRGRGTGRGRGRGDDNEYLVWQPQNQFDLEDSNVRRGHCGEAEDIRMSMFNYNRDDNGGQGIEHEGRGRGRGRGRGRGGGRGRGRGRGRF
- the LOC107435377 gene encoding protein PGR, whose product is MEKTMIQPLIAVLISSLIAIRSYRKKSLDLSGAISGFIVMTIHIAVGYRYGAMLLAFFFSSSKLTKVGEEKKRRVDADFKEGGQRNWIQVLSNSAIATILVVIIWKEAEWQDKCLDSKDSVLVTSLIGGVIGHYCCCNGDTWSSELGILSDAQPRLITNFKPVRKGTNGAVTKTGLLAAAAAGSIIGMIFVIFGFFTAKCSKDAALKQLLVIPLSCLAGLCGSVIDSLLGATVQFSGFCTVRNKVVGKPGPTVKKISGLNYLDNNAVNFVSILLTTLLTSIICIFIF